One genomic window of Garra rufa chromosome 24, GarRuf1.0, whole genome shotgun sequence includes the following:
- the tagln3b gene encoding transgelin-3b, whose product MANRGPSYGLSREVQEKIEQKYDTDLESRLVDWIVAQCGGNIEKPQPGKQNFQTWLMDGTILCRLINSLYPRGKEPIKKIPETQMAFKQMEKISQFLQAAEAYGVITTDIFQTVDLWEGKDMAAVQRTLMALGSVAITKDDGLYRGNRDWFHRKSQGNRREFSEEQLRQGQNLIGLQMGSNRGASQSGMTGYGMHRQIM is encoded by the exons ATGGCGAACCGAGGACCCAGTTACGGACTGAGCCGTGAGGTACAGGAGAAGATCGAGCAGAAGTATGACACAGACCTGGAGTCTCGACTGGTGGACTGGATTGTCGCTCAGTGTGGAGGAAATATAGAGAAACCACAACCGGGGAAGCAAAACTTTCAGACCTGGTTAATGGACGGCACT ATCCTCTGCAGACTCATTAACAGTTTGTATCCGCGTGGTAAGGAGCCTATTAAGAAGATCCCAGAGACTCAGATGGCCTTTAAGCAGATGGAAAAGATCTCCCAGTTCCTGCAGGCAGCAGAAGCGTATGGAGTAATAACCACAGACATTTTTCAGACAGTGGACTTGTGGGAAG GAAAAGACATGGCAGCCGTCCAGAGAACTCTAATGGCCCTGGGTAGTGTCGCTATTACAAAAGACGATGGACTTTACCGAGGTAACCGGGACTGGTTTCACAG GAAATCTCAAGGCAACCGGCGAGAGTTTTCTGAGGAGCAGTTGCGGCAGGGTCAAAATCTGATTGGCTTACAGATGGGCAGTAACCGTGGGGCATCTCAGTCTGGCATGACTGGTTACGGCATGCATCGGCAGATTATGTAA